From Thermogemmata fonticola, one genomic window encodes:
- a CDS encoding tetratricopeptide repeat protein: MMERWQRWVSLLAAVIVGISGAGRGRASLPSEDPRFVVGDSSGIHPLPFEEFYRRLGILMNVRDERLRDGQPNPDRQAFLQRVQQWGQQPASNGREAAMRAADLLRLGKIDAALNVLSPRLRDPRPDYFVAIVLGHIYAERGDWKTALRYHQEGLLDARFPSQVPGLNERQREWWEKLDRDYVPHYYRLRLQEAEERQGKTPAELARLAEEEQVLGLFPLPERGQASVQPVRFVNDNGEYEPGRLAAAERAKLPPDALAIVQQMLFWYPGDTRLFWLLGELYAAEGNVDAAFQIFDACTWGRQYGNRRLLMEHRHVVDTLRQRQAASRSPADEPLLGPSSPEPAAPEEPAPISMRSIALYFVLVGLVALVALARAVARRRGRGPLHR; this comes from the coding sequence ATGATGGAGCGATGGCAGCGGTGGGTCAGCCTGCTGGCGGCGGTCATCGTGGGAATCAGCGGGGCGGGAAGGGGCCGGGCCTCCTTACCCTCGGAGGATCCGCGTTTTGTGGTGGGAGATAGCAGCGGAATTCATCCGTTGCCGTTCGAGGAGTTTTACCGCCGCTTAGGCATCTTGATGAACGTGCGGGATGAGCGGTTGCGGGACGGACAGCCCAATCCGGATCGGCAGGCATTTCTCCAGCGTGTCCAACAGTGGGGCCAGCAACCTGCTTCCAACGGTCGGGAAGCGGCGATGCGAGCGGCGGACCTGCTGCGGCTGGGGAAGATCGACGCGGCCCTAAATGTCCTGTCTCCCCGGCTGCGCGACCCCCGCCCTGATTACTTCGTGGCTATCGTCCTGGGGCATATCTACGCCGAACGCGGGGACTGGAAAACTGCCCTCCGGTATCACCAGGAAGGATTGCTCGATGCCCGCTTCCCCTCCCAAGTTCCTGGCTTGAACGAGCGGCAGAGAGAGTGGTGGGAAAAACTCGACCGGGACTATGTGCCGCATTATTACCGCTTGCGGCTGCAAGAGGCGGAAGAGCGCCAAGGGAAAACGCCGGCGGAGTTGGCCCGCTTGGCGGAAGAGGAGCAAGTGCTCGGCCTGTTTCCCTTGCCGGAACGTGGACAGGCTTCAGTGCAACCGGTGCGCTTTGTCAATGATAACGGCGAGTACGAACCGGGTCGCTTGGCTGCTGCAGAACGAGCAAAGTTGCCCCCGGATGCCTTGGCTATCGTCCAGCAGATGCTCTTCTGGTATCCCGGCGATACGCGCCTATTCTGGCTGCTCGGCGAGTTGTACGCGGCGGAGGGGAATGTCGATGCCGCCTTTCAGATCTTCGATGCCTGCACCTGGGGCAGGCAATATGGCAACCGCCGCCTGCTCATGGAACACCGGCACGTGGTGGACACCCTCCGTCAGCGGCAGGCCGCATCCCGCAGTCCTGCTGATGAACCGTTGCTGGGGCCCTCCTCGCCTGAACCTGCCGCTCCCGAAGAGCCGGCGCCGATCAGCATGCGGTCGATCGCCCTGTATTTCGTACTTGTCGGCCTCGTGGCCTTGGTAGCGTTGGCACGGGCTGTAGCACGCCGTAGGGGGCGCGGGCCACTCCACCGCTAG
- a CDS encoding ABC transporter ATP-binding protein, whose translation MSRINFTAQEGERIGVIGHNGAGKSTLLKMLAGIYPPTQGRCHVEGRICSLFDITLGFEPEASGWENIVYRSYLQGETPATLRDKIEAIAAFSELGEFLSLPVRNYSAGMRMRLAFSIATAANPEILLIDEVLAVGDMAFQQKARARMRELMSASRLMVLVSHDLNTIRETCNRVLWLRRGEIVMAGPSESVIEAYTQAMAERAHAQPARAA comes from the coding sequence TTGTCCCGTATCAATTTCACCGCTCAGGAAGGGGAGCGGATTGGTGTGATCGGCCATAATGGCGCCGGCAAGTCTACACTGTTGAAGATGCTGGCAGGGATTTATCCGCCCACGCAAGGCCGCTGCCACGTAGAGGGACGGATTTGTTCACTCTTCGACATTACGTTAGGTTTTGAGCCAGAGGCCAGCGGCTGGGAAAACATTGTGTATCGCTCCTATTTGCAAGGGGAAACCCCGGCGACCTTGCGCGACAAAATTGAGGCGATCGCCGCGTTTTCTGAGTTGGGAGAGTTTTTGTCCCTGCCGGTGCGGAACTACTCGGCGGGTATGCGGATGCGTTTGGCTTTTTCCATTGCGACGGCGGCGAATCCGGAAATCCTCCTCATCGATGAGGTCCTCGCCGTGGGCGACATGGCTTTCCAGCAGAAGGCGAGAGCGCGGATGCGGGAATTGATGTCCGCCTCGCGCTTGATGGTCCTGGTGTCCCATGATCTGAACACGATCCGGGAAACCTGCAACCGCGTCTTGTGGTTGCGGCGGGGGGAAATTGTCATGGCCGGACCGAGCGAAAGCGTCATTGAAGCCTACACTCAAGCAATGGCTGAACGCGCCCACGCGCAGCCGGCCCGTGCCGCCTGA
- a CDS encoding CPBP family intramembrane glutamic endopeptidase: MGEGVEQIGGMLLAGSLTAVGVLLPGLLAWKLSQRREVPLLPPARVWRFSWTGLDLLAGILVIQAIPALLLLTGLSVWEAPVWAFPLQVLFFLFFQRNLLSRIEVPPSESLRRVWPARLALAAGAWTLLAPLVLGFNGLIDWTYSQLGGEPKEHPLTQLDVSVPRNALLLVLQACVAAPWVEECVMRGLVLPWLLAARTERRRTLSEGAWLTLTAQQRAWVVVGVALWPAWNCPHWEAVIFLGLLALGLVVLQRIPLRHRRHWCAVYASAVVFAMFHSAVWPSPLPLFVLGLGLGWLAVWTRGFFCPALLHAFFNAVSTLYLLIFGS, encoded by the coding sequence ATGGGGGAAGGGGTCGAGCAAATCGGTGGGATGTTGTTGGCGGGCAGCCTCACCGCGGTGGGGGTCCTCTTGCCGGGTCTGCTGGCCTGGAAGCTCTCTCAGCGGCGGGAAGTACCCCTGCTGCCGCCAGCCCGCGTTTGGCGATTCTCCTGGACCGGCCTGGATTTGTTGGCCGGGATCCTCGTGATACAGGCCATTCCCGCGCTGCTATTACTGACGGGCCTGTCGGTTTGGGAAGCCCCGGTGTGGGCCTTTCCTTTGCAGGTGCTATTTTTCCTCTTCTTTCAGCGGAATCTCCTGTCTCGGATTGAGGTGCCTCCGTCCGAGTCGCTTCGCCGAGTCTGGCCGGCCCGCTTGGCTCTGGCTGCCGGAGCGTGGACCCTGCTCGCACCCCTCGTGCTCGGTTTCAATGGCCTCATCGATTGGACCTACAGCCAACTCGGCGGGGAACCCAAAGAACACCCCCTGACCCAGTTGGATGTCTCGGTGCCGCGGAATGCTCTCCTCCTGGTTTTACAAGCATGCGTGGCGGCCCCCTGGGTCGAGGAGTGCGTCATGCGCGGCCTGGTGTTGCCCTGGCTTCTAGCAGCACGGACGGAACGGCGGCGAACCCTATCCGAGGGAGCGTGGCTGACGCTAACAGCCCAGCAACGAGCGTGGGTGGTGGTCGGAGTTGCTCTTTGGCCTGCGTGGAACTGCCCTCACTGGGAAGCGGTGATCTTTCTCGGTCTATTAGCTCTCGGCCTGGTGGTGCTCCAGCGGATTCCGCTTCGCCACCGCCGCCATTGGTGTGCCGTGTATGCCTCGGCCGTCGTGTTTGCCATGTTCCACAGTGCCGTCTGGCCGTCACCGCTCCCCTTGTTCGTTCTGGGCCTCGGCTTGGGATGGCTAGCAGTCTGGACTCGCGGCTTCTTCTGCCCCGCTTTGCTCCATGCCTTCTTCAATGCCGTATCGACACTTTACCTTTTGATCTTTGGCTCATGA
- a CDS encoding sugar phosphate isomerase/epimerase family protein, with translation MFLGYNTNGFAHHRLEDAIDILADLGYAGVALTLDVHHLDPFADNLAQQVAWVARRLSRHRLRCVVETGARFLLDPRRKHQPTLLSGTPEERAIRLDFLKRCVDIAADLGADCVSLWSGAADGPAPEGVLMLRLVDRCERLAEYAVQRNVRLAFEPEPGMFIDTLDRFAAFYEQLRHPALGLTLDIGHLVCQGEVPVSDHLRRWKDLLWNVHIEDMRRGQHEHLFFGEGEVDFADVFAGLRQAEYGGGVYVELSRHSYDAVATAQKAYTFLRSYLEN, from the coding sequence ATGTTTCTCGGCTACAACACCAACGGTTTTGCCCATCACCGGCTAGAAGATGCTATCGACATCCTGGCGGACTTGGGTTACGCCGGCGTAGCCTTAACTCTCGATGTACATCACCTTGATCCCTTCGCGGACAATTTGGCGCAGCAAGTGGCCTGGGTGGCCCGACGCTTGAGCCGCCATCGCCTGCGCTGCGTGGTGGAGACCGGAGCGCGTTTTCTGTTAGACCCCCGGCGCAAGCATCAGCCGACGTTGCTGAGCGGGACGCCGGAGGAACGGGCCATTCGCCTCGACTTTCTTAAGCGCTGCGTGGACATTGCCGCCGATCTAGGGGCGGACTGTGTGAGTTTGTGGTCCGGCGCGGCAGATGGACCCGCTCCAGAAGGAGTGCTGATGCTCCGCCTGGTGGACCGGTGCGAACGCCTTGCGGAATACGCGGTGCAGCGGAATGTCCGCTTGGCTTTTGAGCCGGAGCCGGGCATGTTCATCGACACCCTCGACCGCTTCGCCGCCTTCTACGAGCAACTCCGCCATCCTGCCTTGGGACTGACCCTCGACATTGGCCACCTAGTTTGCCAGGGGGAAGTGCCCGTCAGCGACCATTTGCGCCGTTGGAAGGACCTGCTGTGGAATGTCCATATCGAAGATATGCGCCGGGGACAGCATGAGCACCTATTTTTTGGGGAAGGGGAAGTCGATTTTGCGGATGTCTTTGCCGGGTTGCGTCAAGCGGAGTACGGCGGCGGCGTGTACGTAGAACTGAGCCGGCACAGCTACGATGCCGTCGCCACCGCCCAGAAGGCTTACACCTTTTTGCGTTCCTATCTGGAGAATTGA
- the trpD gene encoding anthranilate phosphoribosyltransferase: MNREPPPWFGDVMAHLLARRDVPGPWMVEAVRDMVAGRVGEVWGAAFLVALRMKGETAEELAASAGVLREQMIALTPVSGPVLDTCGTGGDESGTFNISTATALVVAGAGVPVVKHGNRAVSSRSGSADVLRELGVPIEGGPEWAQKCLDRIGFAFCYAPQFHRGMAHVAALRRKLGLRTLFNLLGPLANPASAPYQLLGVGAAEMLDPLAGALARLGTTRQALVVWSEDGLDEVSLSAPTHVRLVRGEGYESRLWQPQDFGLGVVSREQIQAANVQESAQVIRQVLAGKEGPAWKMVAANAAAALWVAEQVTDLHEGVERAIATLRQGRPRAVLEQLCQSAAWIEAPDR; the protein is encoded by the coding sequence GTGAATCGGGAACCGCCGCCCTGGTTTGGGGACGTGATGGCGCACCTTTTGGCTCGCCGGGATGTACCGGGGCCGTGGATGGTGGAAGCCGTTCGGGATATGGTGGCCGGTCGAGTGGGCGAAGTGTGGGGGGCCGCCTTCCTCGTGGCTTTGCGAATGAAAGGGGAAACTGCGGAGGAACTGGCGGCGTCCGCCGGGGTGCTCCGGGAACAGATGATCGCCCTGACTCCCGTATCGGGACCGGTGTTGGACACCTGTGGCACGGGAGGCGATGAGAGCGGGACATTTAACATCAGCACGGCGACGGCTCTGGTGGTGGCCGGTGCTGGGGTGCCTGTCGTCAAGCATGGGAACCGGGCGGTCTCCAGTCGGTCGGGCAGTGCCGATGTTTTACGCGAACTTGGAGTGCCCATTGAAGGTGGGCCAGAATGGGCCCAGAAGTGTCTGGATCGCATCGGCTTTGCCTTCTGTTACGCCCCGCAGTTTCACCGTGGCATGGCCCATGTTGCTGCTTTGCGCCGCAAGCTGGGACTGCGCACGCTTTTCAACCTTCTCGGTCCTCTGGCCAATCCGGCCAGTGCACCGTATCAGTTGCTTGGCGTGGGAGCAGCGGAAATGCTCGATCCCCTCGCCGGTGCGCTGGCTCGATTGGGCACGACACGCCAAGCTTTGGTCGTTTGGAGTGAGGATGGACTCGATGAGGTGAGCCTGTCGGCCCCGACCCATGTCCGCCTTGTGCGTGGAGAGGGGTACGAATCCCGCCTCTGGCAGCCCCAGGATTTTGGCTTAGGGGTTGTCTCACGCGAGCAGATACAGGCGGCCAATGTCCAAGAAAGTGCACAGGTCATCCGCCAAGTCCTAGCGGGGAAAGAGGGACCTGCCTGGAAGATGGTGGCGGCCAATGCCGCTGCGGCTTTGTGGGTGGCCGAACAGGTGACGGACTTACACGAAGGGGTGGAGCGAGCTATCGCCACACTACGGCAGGGGAGGCCCCGAGCAGTCCTGGAGCAACTCTGTCAGAGCGCCGCTTGGATCGAAGCCCCGGATCGCTAA
- a CDS encoding ABC transporter permease: MMQHLAAVWRYRYFLLALVKLDLRQRYRRSVLGIGWSLLHPIAMTAVFTVVFSNLLGGGEPTRYAASVLASLAVWGFLRDSALHGCRTFQANEAYIRQSPLPYTIYTLRTVLGQAIHALIALGVVFLMVAAFQQEIRVLFRVVFVLPALAIIFFCAWSVATIAAYVNVYFHDTVHLLEVGTQFLFFLTPIMYSRRLLDDKDLGWVVDANPVYWMLEMVRYPLLTGLWPPPNLYFLASGFTLLLAALALGVVAWLHKRLIFHL; encoded by the coding sequence ATGATGCAGCATCTGGCGGCAGTGTGGCGCTACCGCTACTTCCTGTTGGCCTTAGTGAAACTGGATTTGCGTCAACGTTACCGGCGGTCCGTGTTAGGAATTGGCTGGTCCTTACTCCATCCCATCGCCATGACGGCGGTGTTTACAGTGGTGTTCAGCAATTTGCTTGGCGGGGGCGAACCAACCCGCTATGCGGCCTCTGTCCTGGCTAGTCTCGCGGTATGGGGCTTCCTGCGAGATTCCGCCCTGCACGGCTGCCGCACGTTCCAAGCCAACGAAGCCTATATTCGCCAAAGCCCCTTGCCTTACACGATTTACACACTGCGTACCGTTCTGGGTCAGGCCATACATGCCTTGATTGCTTTAGGTGTGGTATTTCTCATGGTTGCGGCTTTTCAGCAGGAAATCCGTGTGCTTTTCCGTGTCGTTTTCGTCTTACCGGCATTGGCAATTATCTTTTTCTGCGCCTGGTCGGTAGCGACAATCGCAGCCTACGTCAATGTTTATTTCCACGATACTGTTCATCTTTTGGAAGTGGGCACCCAATTCCTCTTTTTCCTCACACCCATTATGTATAGTCGACGGCTTCTAGACGATAAAGACCTCGGTTGGGTCGTCGATGCCAATCCCGTGTACTGGATGCTCGAGATGGTACGTTACCCCTTGTTGACCGGACTATGGCCGCCCCCGAATCTGTACTTCCTAGCGAGTGGTTTCACCCTGCTGCTGGCGGCTTTGGCCCTGGGTGTTGTCGCCTGGCTCCACAAACGCTTGATCTTCCATCTGTAA
- the lexA gene encoding transcriptional repressor LexA has protein sequence MAEQAKLTDKQRAIYHFIIRHIQEKGFPPAIRDICDEFGIASPNGVMCHLKALEKKGYIHRSEKKSENKGKRPRAQARGISIPGVTAGGFSLPYLGVVAAGQAIEAENIQERLELRDLFGGDDLFVVKVRGHSMIDGHIQDGDYVVIRRKESCDNGDKVVVMIDKAMTLKKYFRRRDQIRLEPMNDQMEPIIVNPAKHEIQILGVLEGVIRKY, from the coding sequence ATGGCAGAACAGGCTAAACTGACGGACAAGCAGCGGGCGATCTATCATTTCATCATTCGCCACATTCAGGAGAAGGGCTTCCCCCCTGCGATTCGGGACATTTGCGACGAGTTTGGGATCGCCTCGCCCAACGGGGTCATGTGCCATCTCAAGGCCCTGGAGAAGAAAGGGTACATTCACCGCAGTGAAAAAAAGAGCGAAAACAAGGGGAAGCGTCCGCGGGCGCAAGCCCGGGGTATTTCCATTCCGGGTGTGACCGCCGGGGGTTTTAGCCTCCCCTATCTGGGCGTCGTGGCAGCCGGTCAGGCCATCGAAGCCGAGAATATCCAGGAACGCCTGGAATTGCGAGACCTTTTCGGCGGCGATGACCTGTTTGTGGTCAAAGTCCGCGGCCACTCCATGATCGACGGCCACATCCAGGACGGCGATTATGTCGTCATCCGCCGCAAGGAATCCTGCGACAATGGCGATAAAGTCGTCGTCATGATCGACAAGGCCATGACCCTGAAAAAATACTTCCGCCGGCGGGACCAGATTCGCCTCGAACCGATGAACGACCAGATGGAACCGATCATCGTCAATCCTGCCAAACACGAAATCCAGATTCTGGGCGTGCTCGAAGGTGTCATCCGCAAGTATTGA
- a CDS encoding fasciclin domain-containing protein has protein sequence MRALCAVAAAAIAGWGFVPTVWADDKPATVADIVASSQNHTILLTAVKEAGLVDTLKGKGPFTVFAPTDDAFKALGEDTIKKVLADKDLLKKILLAHVIVGKEAKAADVLKLDGQEVNGFKIDTKSGVKIGEAKVIKADLLAGNGVVHVIDKVLLPK, from the coding sequence ATGCGTGCCTTGTGTGCCGTTGCTGCCGCTGCCATTGCTGGCTGGGGTTTTGTTCCAACAGTCTGGGCGGATGACAAACCCGCCACTGTCGCCGACATTGTGGCGTCCTCCCAAAACCACACGATCCTGCTGACTGCGGTCAAGGAGGCGGGATTGGTGGACACCCTCAAGGGAAAGGGGCCCTTCACCGTCTTCGCCCCCACGGATGATGCCTTCAAGGCCTTGGGTGAGGATACCATCAAGAAAGTGCTTGCGGACAAGGACTTGCTCAAGAAGATTCTGCTCGCCCACGTGATTGTCGGGAAGGAAGCGAAGGCGGCGGATGTTTTGAAGCTCGATGGCCAAGAGGTGAACGGCTTCAAGATCGACACCAAGAGTGGAGTGAAGATCGGCGAAGCCAAGGTGATCAAGGCGGACTTGCTCGCGGGCAATGGTGTGGTCCATGTGATCGACAAAGTGCTCCTGCCCAAGTAA
- the ribF gene encoding bifunctional riboflavin kinase/FMN adenylyltransferase, which produces MSLWRWTVTEDAPLAWQHCAVTIGNFDAVHRGHQLLAARTRFWADRLPGPALALTFDPPPHQVLFPGSERPPLTTLEERAACLEDAGVDHLIVLQTTRELLSWEAEEFFQKVLVQQLRAKALVEGRDFRFGRQRRGDVILLEQWCRQAGCHFEVVPPVLHEGVPISSSRVRQAVEQGQVELARLLLGRPYSVAGQVVVGARRGQSLGFPTANLDGIRTLLPADGVYAVRVSEDRFHRRETTAGLPQKGTFAATANPDKAESNNRPPLFPRLGAAHIGPNPTFGEHLRKLEVHLLDFQGDLYGQSLRVEFLARLRETRRFHSPEELKEQLQRDITAVRQWQEPAEKSM; this is translated from the coding sequence ATGAGTCTATGGCGCTGGACAGTAACCGAAGACGCCCCCCTCGCGTGGCAGCATTGTGCGGTAACGATCGGTAATTTCGATGCCGTGCATCGAGGGCACCAACTCCTTGCGGCGCGGACGCGATTCTGGGCGGATCGCCTGCCTGGACCCGCCCTGGCCCTCACCTTTGATCCGCCACCGCATCAAGTCCTCTTCCCCGGCTCGGAACGGCCGCCGCTAACCACGCTGGAAGAACGAGCGGCCTGCCTCGAAGACGCCGGAGTGGATCACCTCATTGTCCTCCAGACCACACGCGAGCTGTTATCCTGGGAAGCGGAGGAGTTTTTCCAAAAGGTGCTCGTTCAGCAGTTGCGAGCCAAGGCGCTTGTGGAAGGCCGAGATTTCCGCTTCGGCCGTCAGCGACGGGGGGATGTGATCCTGCTGGAACAATGGTGCCGCCAAGCCGGCTGCCACTTCGAGGTGGTTCCGCCAGTGCTTCATGAGGGGGTGCCGATTTCGAGCAGCCGAGTCCGCCAAGCCGTCGAGCAAGGGCAGGTCGAGTTGGCTCGCTTGCTTCTGGGCCGCCCCTATTCGGTCGCAGGCCAGGTTGTGGTCGGGGCACGCCGCGGACAAAGCCTCGGTTTTCCCACCGCCAATCTGGACGGTATCCGGACCTTGCTCCCCGCTGACGGGGTATATGCCGTCCGGGTGTCCGAAGACCGATTCCACCGGAGGGAAACAACGGCCGGCTTGCCCCAAAAGGGAACTTTTGCCGCGACGGCGAATCCCGACAAGGCAGAGAGCAACAACCGTCCACCTCTGTTCCCCCGCCTTGGCGCAGCTCACATCGGTCCCAATCCCACGTTCGGCGAACACCTACGGAAGCTGGAAGTGCACCTACTCGACTTCCAGGGCGATCTCTACGGGCAATCGCTGCGGGTCGAGTTCTTGGCCCGCCTGCGCGAGACCCGCCGCTTCCATTCTCCCGAAGAATTGAAAGAACAGCTCCAGCGGGACATCACAGCCGTCCGGCAATGGCAAGAGCCTGCGGAGAAGTCGATGTGA
- a CDS encoding glycosyltransferase family 4 protein: protein MRVLFNGASALRRRTGVGHSAWHLYHALVRLAPQDHIWLYPGVWWHRRLAGFRQAVASPQVSRPVSRLLSAPAPKWLRQWSWQLARGFYAAHFHLAARLGRFDLYHEPNLVPFAVPTPTVVTVHDLSVLLYPQWHPPERVRRHEAAFARGVARAAHILVDSEAVRQEAVRHLGVSPACITTIYCGIAEHFRPASSEAIAALRQRWHLPPRYLLYVGTIEPRKNVLTLLRAYCDLPPTVREHCPLVLGGLWGWKSEPERQFWEEIGQHRGVRYLGYVADEDLPALYSGATALLYPSYYEGFGLPPLEMMACGGAAIISTAASLQEIAGGNAVALDPHDLPAWRKAMERTIREPDWLEDYRRRGPHYAAAFRWDRAAKTVLEVYHRILNRPLSETIDDLTQSQSRQAA, encoded by the coding sequence ATGCGTGTTCTGTTCAACGGAGCTTCTGCCTTACGGCGACGCACGGGGGTCGGACATAGCGCTTGGCATCTTTACCACGCCTTGGTCCGCCTCGCCCCGCAGGACCACATTTGGCTTTACCCTGGAGTGTGGTGGCACCGCCGCTTGGCCGGCTTCCGGCAAGCCGTTGCATCTCCCCAAGTTTCCCGGCCGGTCTCTCGTCTGCTCTCCGCTCCGGCTCCGAAATGGCTGCGACAGTGGAGCTGGCAGCTTGCCCGCGGGTTTTACGCCGCCCACTTTCATTTGGCCGCCCGGCTCGGCCGCTTCGACTTGTATCACGAACCCAACCTCGTGCCGTTCGCTGTGCCGACCCCGACGGTGGTGACAGTACACGATCTGTCCGTGCTGCTCTATCCGCAGTGGCATCCACCGGAGCGGGTCCGACGGCATGAAGCGGCTTTTGCACGGGGTGTGGCACGCGCTGCTCACATTCTGGTCGATTCCGAAGCGGTGCGACAGGAGGCCGTGCGCCACTTGGGCGTTTCCCCCGCCTGCATCACCACCATCTATTGCGGGATTGCAGAGCATTTTCGGCCTGCCAGCTCCGAGGCCATCGCGGCCCTACGCCAGCGCTGGCACTTGCCGCCGCGCTATCTGCTCTACGTCGGCACCATCGAACCGCGTAAAAACGTCCTGACACTCCTGCGAGCCTATTGCGACTTGCCGCCCACGGTCCGCGAGCACTGCCCCTTGGTCCTCGGAGGTCTGTGGGGCTGGAAATCCGAACCGGAGCGGCAATTTTGGGAAGAAATCGGGCAACACCGTGGGGTCCGCTACCTCGGTTACGTGGCGGATGAGGACCTGCCGGCCCTGTACAGCGGTGCCACCGCATTGCTCTACCCGTCCTATTACGAGGGGTTCGGCCTTCCGCCTTTGGAAATGATGGCCTGCGGCGGAGCTGCTATTATTTCCACGGCGGCCTCGCTTCAAGAGATCGCCGGTGGCAATGCCGTCGCACTGGACCCTCATGATCTCCCCGCTTGGCGCAAAGCTATGGAGCGGACCATCCGCGAGCCAGATTGGTTGGAGGACTATCGTCGCCGGGGACCGCACTACGCCGCCGCCTTTCGCTGGGACCGAGCCGCGAAAACTGTCCTCGAGGTTTATCACCGCATTCTGAACCGCCCCCTCAGCGAAACAATTGACGACTTGACACAAAGCCAGTCCCGGCAAGCCGCCTGA
- the trpC gene encoding indole-3-glycerol phosphate synthase TrpC gives MPSILDRILQVKARQVEAARERLPLVELERRLAHLPPCRDFTAALRTASPLAVIAEIKKASPSAGVIRADFDPLAIALSYQRHGAHALSVLTEEEFFQGNLEVLSRVQQHVRLPVLRKDFIFDPYQLWEARAAGADAVLLIAECLPGSQLQYLYQQATALGIHVLLELHDAQELPRVLDTGAPVIGINNRDLRTFVTRLEHTLDLLPRIPPDRIVVSESGISTPTDVERLRQAGVRALLIGESLMRASDPGLALQRLLMNATSANASV, from the coding sequence ATGCCGAGCATTCTCGATCGTATCCTGCAAGTCAAGGCGAGGCAGGTCGAGGCGGCCCGCGAACGACTCCCTCTCGTGGAGCTGGAGCGCCGCTTGGCTCACTTGCCGCCCTGCCGGGATTTTACCGCCGCACTGCGAACCGCCTCTCCTCTTGCTGTGATCGCAGAAATCAAGAAGGCGTCACCCTCCGCTGGGGTCATCCGGGCGGACTTCGACCCTCTGGCCATCGCCCTAAGCTACCAGCGGCACGGCGCCCATGCCCTTAGCGTATTGACCGAGGAGGAGTTTTTTCAGGGCAACTTGGAGGTCCTCTCACGCGTCCAGCAGCACGTCCGGCTCCCCGTGCTCCGCAAGGATTTTATCTTTGATCCCTACCAGCTTTGGGAAGCAAGAGCAGCGGGTGCGGATGCGGTCCTGCTCATTGCCGAATGCTTACCCGGTTCCCAATTGCAGTACCTCTACCAGCAGGCAACGGCCTTGGGAATCCACGTGCTCCTGGAGCTGCACGATGCCCAAGAGTTGCCACGGGTCCTTGATACCGGCGCCCCGGTGATCGGCATCAACAACCGCGATCTGCGGACCTTTGTGACGCGTCTGGAACACACCCTAGACCTGCTGCCCCGCATCCCGCCGGATCGGATCGTCGTGAGCGAAAGCGGCATCAGCACACCGACGGATGTGGAGCGGCTCCGCCAGGCGGGGGTTCGTGCCTTGCTCATCGGCGAATCCCTGATGCGTGCCTCGGACCCCGGCTTAGCTCTGCAGCGTTTACTCATGAATGCCACCTCCGCTAACGCCTCTGTCTGA
- a CDS encoding NifU family protein, with product MTSDLRERVEQTLRQELLPGLGEGMDIEVVDVSNGVVQVRFPAACTHCPGSILTIVTLLEDELRKKIPEVEVLEVVA from the coding sequence ATGACGAGCGACTTGCGCGAACGGGTGGAGCAAACACTGCGACAGGAGTTGCTCCCAGGCCTGGGGGAGGGGATGGACATCGAGGTGGTCGATGTGTCGAATGGCGTTGTCCAGGTCCGCTTTCCCGCGGCGTGTACCCATTGTCCGGGATCGATCCTGACTATTGTAACGTTATTGGAAGATGAACTTCGCAAGAAGATTCCGGAAGTGGAGGTCCTGGAAGTCGTGGCGTAA